One part of the Edaphobacter acidisoli genome encodes these proteins:
- a CDS encoding PAS domain-containing sensor histidine kinase, whose product MSNLPIDDTGMQLERRSKSRRDVDAERDHLLHLLMQLPGAIACLDRDWYFTFVNPEAMRLFRLTPELIRTRNHWEIFPEKLGTEVERVYRSVMETGRPAYIEYHCVPLDVWLDTHILPIEGGVALFCHDVTDRKGAEMLRDSAARRLNQVLEATTDAVVSINREGNFTFLNRRARELLAAKGDLLGKNVWQEFPAANHLGAYRYHFDRALTEGIASEFEEYYPEPLNLWLAIQLRPFDDGVVVFFRDMTARRQATATLTRQQELLSVVQQAARVATWDIDCATGKVTFGDGSYPVFGHPLESLPHFGAFKKIVVPEYLPVIAACTKAAIETGEVIVQEFQVRAADGSILWLESRGQAVMKNGFPISLRGITLDIHERKKSEEALRQRQAETERQRAELETIYQTAPIGLSLFDPVEFRYLRVNDRQAETIGLPREQILGRPITEIAPIDGLIDLFRQAVGGHPVKNHLLEGELATRPGERRFWNVSYSPVANSDGTVAALAAAVLEITNQKKAEAALVQSEKLAAVGRLASSISHEINNPLEAITNLLYLTSLDPGLPQHLQEYVHAAQSELSRVCQIATQTLRFHRQAVRATRVTAAELVDAVLKLYAGRLANSAITVDAKYASDTPILCFENDIRQVLNNLIANAIDAMRQGGRLVIRAHNAKHSRAGHTAGRDGIRITIADTGTGMSPAVRARIFEPFYTTKDLNGTGLGLWISEDIVKRHQGHLTFRTTEHPVHHGTVFSLFLPLEETL is encoded by the coding sequence ATGTCGAACTTGCCCATCGACGACACGGGTATGCAATTGGAGCGGCGCTCCAAATCGCGGCGCGATGTCGACGCGGAGCGCGATCATCTGCTGCACCTGCTCATGCAGCTTCCTGGCGCCATCGCGTGCCTCGACCGCGACTGGTACTTCACCTTCGTCAATCCGGAAGCGATGCGCCTCTTCCGCCTCACGCCGGAGCTGATCCGGACCAGGAACCACTGGGAGATCTTCCCGGAAAAACTCGGCACCGAGGTCGAGCGGGTCTACCGCTCGGTGATGGAGACCGGGCGTCCGGCCTACATCGAATATCACTGCGTGCCGCTCGATGTATGGCTCGACACGCATATCCTGCCTATCGAGGGCGGTGTCGCTCTCTTCTGCCACGATGTGACCGACCGCAAGGGCGCCGAGATGTTGCGCGACTCGGCTGCGCGCCGCCTGAACCAGGTGCTCGAAGCCACGACCGACGCCGTGGTCAGTATCAACCGCGAAGGAAACTTCACCTTCCTCAATCGGCGTGCCAGAGAGCTGCTCGCCGCCAAGGGCGACCTGCTGGGCAAAAATGTCTGGCAGGAGTTTCCCGCGGCGAATCATCTTGGCGCATATCGTTACCACTTCGACCGCGCGCTCACGGAAGGCATCGCTTCAGAGTTTGAGGAGTATTATCCAGAGCCGCTCAATCTCTGGCTTGCGATCCAGCTTCGCCCTTTTGACGACGGCGTGGTTGTCTTCTTCCGCGACATGACCGCCAGACGACAAGCCACCGCTACGCTGACGCGCCAGCAAGAGCTGCTCTCGGTCGTCCAGCAGGCCGCGCGCGTCGCTACCTGGGACATCGACTGCGCAACCGGAAAAGTCACCTTCGGCGACGGCTCATATCCTGTCTTTGGCCATCCGCTCGAAAGCCTTCCACACTTCGGAGCATTCAAAAAGATCGTTGTGCCGGAGTATCTGCCCGTCATCGCCGCATGCACGAAAGCTGCGATCGAGACGGGCGAGGTTATCGTGCAGGAGTTTCAGGTGCGCGCCGCCGACGGCAGCATTCTCTGGCTCGAAAGCCGCGGCCAGGCTGTCATGAAGAACGGCTTTCCCATCAGCCTTCGCGGCATCACGCTCGACATTCACGAGCGCAAGAAGAGCGAGGAGGCGCTGCGGCAGCGCCAGGCCGAGACCGAGCGCCAGCGTGCCGAGCTCGAGACCATCTATCAGACTGCGCCCATCGGCCTCTCGCTCTTCGATCCCGTCGAGTTCCGCTACCTTCGCGTCAACGACCGGCAGGCGGAGACTATCGGCCTGCCACGCGAGCAGATTCTTGGCCGGCCTATCACTGAGATCGCGCCCATCGATGGCCTGATCGATCTCTTTCGCCAGGCCGTCGGCGGCCACCCTGTGAAAAACCACCTGCTCGAAGGCGAGCTTGCCACACGGCCTGGCGAGCGGCGGTTCTGGAACGTCAGCTACTCGCCGGTCGCGAACTCTGACGGTACCGTGGCCGCGCTTGCCGCTGCTGTGCTCGAAATCACGAACCAGAAGAAGGCCGAGGCCGCGCTGGTGCAGAGCGAGAAGCTCGCCGCCGTGGGCCGCCTGGCCAGCTCCATCTCGCACGAGATTAACAATCCGCTCGAAGCCATCACGAACCTGCTCTACCTCACCAGCCTCGATCCCGGCCTGCCGCAGCATTTGCAGGAATACGTCCATGCCGCGCAAAGCGAGCTCTCGCGCGTCTGCCAGATTGCCACGCAGACGCTGCGCTTCCATCGCCAGGCAGTTCGCGCCACTCGCGTCACGGCGGCGGAGCTGGTCGACGCGGTGCTTAAGCTCTACGCAGGCCGCCTCGCCAACTCTGCCATCACAGTCGATGCGAAGTATGCGAGCGATACGCCCATCCTCTGCTTTGAAAACGACATTCGCCAGGTGCTCAACAACCTCATCGCCAACGCCATCGACGCCATGCGCCAGGGCGGCCGTCTCGTCATCCGCGCTCACAATGCGAAGCACTCTCGCGCCGGGCACACTGCGGGCCGCGACGGCATCCGTATCACCATCGCCGACACCGGCACCGGCATGTCCCCCGCCGTCCGGGCCCGCATCTTCGAGCCCTTCTACACGACGAAGGACCTGAACGGCACCGGCCTTGGCCTCTGGATCTCCGAAGACATCGTGAAGCGCCACCAGGGACACCTCACCTTCCGCACCACGGAACATCCCGTCCACCACGGCACCGTCTTCTCGCTCTTCCTTCCGCTCGAAGAGACGCTTTAG
- a CDS encoding glycoside hydrolase family 2 protein — translation MIRTSKTIVIRRHEPTENPSMNYRSLLAAALLTLPAALLAQTNAYPPSEVTTQNTTLLVDIDHRPAISLDGQWHIIVDPYGTGIYDFHHQVKSRGYFMDAKPKPGDEYDFSASPTLKVPGDWNTQRADLFYYEGPMWYEKDFDYTVKPHTRTFIHFGAANYRSYIWVNTHKVCEHEGGFTPFDCDITSVVHDGHNFVVAAVDNSRIPDGVPTLQTDWWNYGGLHRDVSIVEVPEQFIDDYDLHLVRTPDEASTNRTLEGYVHVEGAPAGTPVTVNIPELHATAQATTDANSRVAITIPVQSLTLWSPDTPKLYKVELTAGTGASADHLEDMHGFRTIETHGTEILLNGKPIFLRGVSIHAEAPYRTGRAYSQQDVDTLLGWCKELGCNFARLAHYPHDERMTRTADRLGILIWSEIPDYWALQFDNPVVLEKSKQQMREMIRRDRDKASIILWSVANETPDTEVRTKYLTTMANYARELDPTRLVTAALLVRTTKGANGPVKVVDDPLGKALDVVGTNEYIGWYDGPIDSIDKTTWDIHYQKPLIMSEWGGGARFGNHDRSAHPAPWSEEYQAELYRHQIPMLNKIPQLRGTTPWCLMDFRSPMRTLPGKEDNFNRKGMISDQGQKKEAFYILQKAYKTRSLGKAQ, via the coding sequence ATGATTCGCACGTCTAAAACGATTGTCATCCGCCGTCACGAACCCACGGAGAATCCGTCCATGAACTATCGCAGCCTGCTCGCTGCCGCGCTTCTTACTCTGCCTGCCGCGCTCCTCGCACAGACCAATGCCTACCCGCCCAGCGAAGTCACTACGCAAAACACCACGCTGCTCGTCGACATCGACCATCGCCCTGCCATCTCGCTCGACGGCCAGTGGCACATCATCGTCGACCCATACGGCACTGGCATCTACGACTTTCACCACCAGGTCAAATCGCGCGGCTACTTCATGGACGCCAAGCCCAAGCCCGGCGACGAGTATGACTTCAGCGCCTCGCCTACGCTCAAGGTTCCCGGCGATTGGAACACCCAGCGCGCCGACCTCTTCTACTACGAAGGACCCATGTGGTACGAGAAGGACTTCGACTACACCGTCAAGCCGCACACCCGCACCTTCATCCACTTTGGCGCGGCCAACTATCGCAGCTACATCTGGGTCAACACGCACAAGGTCTGCGAGCACGAGGGCGGCTTCACTCCCTTCGATTGCGACATCACCAGCGTCGTGCACGATGGCCACAACTTCGTGGTTGCCGCGGTAGACAATAGCCGCATCCCCGATGGCGTACCCACGCTTCAGACCGACTGGTGGAACTACGGTGGCCTGCACCGCGACGTCTCCATCGTCGAAGTGCCGGAGCAGTTTATTGACGACTACGACCTGCACCTCGTCCGCACGCCCGACGAAGCCAGCACCAACCGCACCCTTGAAGGCTACGTCCACGTCGAAGGCGCGCCCGCAGGCACGCCCGTCACCGTCAACATCCCGGAGCTTCACGCGACCGCGCAGGCAACAACCGATGCGAACTCGCGCGTGGCCATTACCATCCCGGTCCAATCACTGACGCTCTGGTCGCCCGACACACCGAAGCTCTACAAAGTCGAGCTCACCGCTGGCACAGGCGCGTCCGCAGACCATCTCGAAGATATGCACGGCTTCCGCACCATCGAGACGCACGGCACCGAGATACTCCTGAACGGCAAGCCCATCTTTCTGCGCGGCGTCTCCATCCACGCCGAAGCCCCCTACCGCACCGGCCGCGCCTACTCGCAGCAGGATGTGGACACGCTGCTCGGCTGGTGCAAGGAGCTTGGCTGCAACTTCGCACGTCTTGCGCACTATCCGCATGACGAGCGCATGACGCGCACCGCCGACCGTCTCGGCATCCTCATCTGGTCCGAGATTCCCGACTACTGGGCGCTCCAGTTCGATAACCCCGTCGTGCTCGAAAAATCCAAGCAGCAGATGCGCGAGATGATCCGCCGCGACCGCGACAAGGCCAGCATCATCCTCTGGTCGGTTGCGAACGAAACGCCGGACACCGAGGTCCGCACCAAGTACCTGACGACGATGGCGAACTACGCGCGCGAACTCGACCCCACACGCCTCGTCACCGCCGCGCTGCTTGTCCGCACGACGAAGGGAGCGAACGGCCCTGTCAAAGTTGTCGACGATCCGCTTGGCAAGGCTCTCGATGTCGTCGGCACCAATGAATACATCGGCTGGTACGACGGCCCCATCGACTCGATCGATAAGACTACATGGGACATCCACTACCAGAAGCCGCTCATCATGTCTGAGTGGGGCGGAGGCGCGCGCTTCGGCAACCACGACAGGTCCGCGCATCCTGCGCCGTGGAGCGAGGAGTACCAGGCCGAGCTCTACCGCCATCAGATTCCAATGCTGAACAAAATCCCACAGCTACGCGGCACAACGCCGTGGTGCCTGATGGACTTCCGCTCGCCGATGCGCACGTTGCCCGGCAAGGAAGACAACTTCAACCGCAAGGGCATGATCAGCGACCAGGGCCAGAAAAAAGAAGCCTTCTACATCCTGCAGAAAGCCTATAAAACCCGTTCCCTCGGCAAAGCGCAATAA
- a CDS encoding TetR/AcrR family transcriptional regulator → MAARTFRERGADSSGIGTVMKEVGLTKGGFYRHFESKDDLFVEAVARAFEEMGNGTAEAVKSAPQGQALRIIIERYLSMRHVNSPGSGCVLSALGPELARKPLAVRKRIESLLDAYRERLLPFIPGRTREEKLVKCRLLFSSMAGVLMMARMTPDPQKREQRLMEARSFFIKCFAEE, encoded by the coding sequence GTGGCCGCTCGCACGTTTCGCGAGCGTGGCGCCGACAGCAGCGGGATCGGGACAGTGATGAAGGAGGTAGGCCTCACGAAAGGGGGTTTCTACCGGCATTTTGAGAGCAAGGACGACCTGTTCGTCGAGGCGGTGGCACGGGCATTCGAGGAGATGGGAAATGGGACGGCGGAAGCAGTAAAGTCCGCGCCCCAGGGCCAGGCTCTGCGGATCATCATCGAACGCTATCTCAGCATGCGTCACGTGAATTCGCCCGGATCCGGCTGCGTGCTCTCGGCCCTCGGACCGGAGCTCGCGCGCAAGCCGCTGGCTGTGCGAAAACGGATTGAGTCGTTGCTGGACGCGTATCGTGAACGGCTGCTGCCCTTTATTCCAGGCCGGACACGCGAGGAAAAGCTGGTGAAGTGCAGGCTGCTGTTTTCCAGCATGGCGGGAGTCCTGATGATGGCCCGCATGACTCCCGACCCCCAAAAGCGCGAGCAGAGATTGATGGAGGCGAGGAGCTTTTTCATCAAGTGCTTTGCAGAAGAGTAA
- a CDS encoding polysaccharide lyase family protein produces the protein MRPMQSFWLFGTALLFLCAAMPTHAQITIDTTNPVDWKISNGVVSLDWNSTDAHVFSVHLTGHTDELVDVTSTHNGQPNGLYMDNAGTGSGTNTAGYAFGPNNSYLDWWMTTASNAKNAFTYSQHYIITPGDSGFHVYFVANHSATDVKGSLGQVQYVFRLNLGLFTNTYSYNTGLYNPGASIVPLPSPDVLGNTDPGRQVQNAALDLHGLPVPAGYTRQFYTKYDYSSFEYFHRAHGVYGTTYAAWTVIPTLDSLVGGPTKQDLIFTDNLLMMECLSNHLDNDLGYTPAQGANSSRLFGPYYFHFNTFGGATNTPFALYRQSLASAEGFHHFYDHEQTLLDSGYVPSDQRGRVEIDADLSHHGDFDADDQGHGNSDPDNHGHEHHNWPQPAFAVLSDNQTNFQYTTVGHEYWTEVGNGDSQIKHVAPGTYRLSVYKLGEWGELRHDNIAVAPGDTTRLNEVKFTPENFSTAPPIWTIGTPDRSSHEFLHGHTPDGRDDRQYWGNWNYWADFAANNGAVIYYATPVGLTHATNDLSQWNYNQWQSFDPGLYAGIYNSADDTTDGYKYILPSYVSSPGAAAPPWQIHFTTTKDQQAQGQYAVLSVGLADTESSYIVTLNGHQLIWHGYNLKNSDASLRSGLSGTYQWVVFQWDAADLNPPGEDNVITFSVNHQAGVMYDALRMEITNKSADPAVTGWNDYEYLYNSTYTPANDAAQNQ, from the coding sequence ATGAGACCCATGCAGTCTTTCTGGCTTTTCGGAACTGCTCTCCTCTTCCTTTGCGCGGCCATGCCCACACACGCGCAGATCACCATCGATACCACCAACCCCGTTGACTGGAAGATCTCCAATGGCGTCGTTTCGCTCGACTGGAACTCCACCGACGCCCACGTCTTCAGCGTCCACCTCACCGGACACACCGACGAGCTCGTTGATGTCACCAGCACGCACAACGGCCAGCCCAACGGTCTCTATATGGACAACGCCGGCACCGGCTCCGGCACCAACACTGCCGGCTACGCCTTCGGCCCGAACAACAGCTATCTCGACTGGTGGATGACCACCGCGTCGAACGCGAAGAACGCCTTCACCTATTCGCAGCATTACATCATCACGCCCGGGGACTCCGGCTTCCACGTTTACTTCGTCGCCAACCACTCGGCAACCGACGTGAAGGGAAGTCTCGGCCAGGTGCAGTACGTCTTCCGCCTCAATCTTGGCCTCTTCACCAACACCTACTCGTACAACACTGGGCTCTACAACCCTGGCGCGAGCATCGTGCCGCTGCCGTCGCCCGACGTCCTCGGCAACACCGACCCCGGCCGCCAGGTGCAGAACGCCGCGCTCGATCTGCACGGCCTACCCGTGCCCGCCGGCTACACGCGCCAGTTCTATACCAAGTACGACTACTCCAGCTTCGAGTACTTCCACCGGGCGCATGGCGTCTACGGCACAACCTACGCGGCGTGGACTGTCATTCCCACGCTCGACTCGCTCGTCGGCGGCCCCACCAAGCAGGACCTCATCTTCACCGACAACCTCCTCATGATGGAGTGCCTGTCGAACCATCTCGACAACGACCTCGGCTACACGCCCGCGCAGGGGGCGAACTCAAGCCGCCTCTTCGGCCCCTACTACTTCCACTTCAATACCTTCGGCGGCGCGACAAACACGCCGTTCGCGCTCTATCGACAGTCGCTCGCATCGGCTGAAGGTTTCCATCACTTCTACGATCACGAGCAGACGCTGCTCGATAGTGGCTACGTCCCCAGCGACCAGCGCGGTCGCGTCGAGATCGACGCCGACCTCTCACACCACGGCGACTTCGACGCCGATGATCAGGGTCACGGAAACTCCGATCCAGACAATCACGGCCACGAGCACCACAACTGGCCACAGCCAGCATTCGCCGTGCTCTCCGACAATCAGACCAACTTCCAATACACCACCGTCGGTCACGAATACTGGACTGAAGTCGGCAACGGCGACTCGCAGATCAAGCATGTAGCTCCCGGAACCTATCGCCTCTCCGTCTACAAACTCGGCGAATGGGGCGAGCTGCGCCACGACAACATCGCCGTAGCGCCGGGCGACACCACGCGCCTGAACGAAGTGAAGTTCACGCCGGAGAACTTCAGCACCGCGCCGCCCATCTGGACCATCGGCACGCCCGATCGCTCCTCGCACGAGTTCCTCCACGGCCACACACCCGATGGCCGCGACGACCGCCAGTACTGGGGCAACTGGAACTACTGGGCCGACTTCGCCGCCAACAACGGCGCGGTCATCTACTACGCCACGCCCGTCGGCCTCACGCACGCCACCAACGACCTCAGCCAGTGGAACTACAACCAGTGGCAGAGCTTCGATCCCGGCCTCTACGCTGGCATCTACAACTCAGCCGACGACACCACCGACGGCTACAAATACATCCTGCCGTCCTACGTCTCCAGCCCCGGCGCAGCCGCACCGCCCTGGCAAATCCACTTCACCACAACGAAAGACCAGCAGGCACAGGGACAGTACGCCGTCCTCTCCGTCGGTCTGGCCGATACCGAATCCAGCTACATCGTCACGCTCAACGGCCACCAGCTCATCTGGCACGGCTACAACTTGAAGAACAGCGACGCCAGCCTGCGCAGCGGCCTCTCCGGCACCTACCAGTGGGTCGTCTTCCAGTGGGATGCCGCCGACCTCAACCCTCCCGGCGAGGACAACGTCATCACCTTCAGCGTCAACCACCAGGCCGGCGTCATGTACGACGCGCTCCGCATGGAGATCACCAACAAGTCAGCCGACCCCGCCGTCACCGGCTGGAACGACTACGAGTATCTCTACAACTCCACCTACACGCCCGCCAACGACGCGGCGCAGAACCAGTAA
- a CDS encoding Fe2+-dependent dioxygenase, with translation MLITIADVLNANEVAAARAALDAAEWVDGKVTAGYQAQGVKENLQLPEGHPTAVKLGEMVLAALARSKVFMSAALPLRVFPPMFNRYTGGGHFGTHVDTAIRAMASTGQRIRTDVSATLFLSKPEEYDGGELIVEDTYGVHQVKLPAGHMVLYPATSLHRVNPVTRGARVASFFWVQSMIRSDGDRTLLYDLDTAIQRLAVDSPGNPVGVQLTGVYHNLLRRWAEM, from the coding sequence ATGCTGATTACGATTGCGGATGTGTTGAATGCGAATGAAGTGGCCGCGGCGCGGGCGGCTCTGGATGCGGCGGAGTGGGTGGATGGCAAGGTAACGGCTGGCTATCAGGCGCAGGGCGTGAAGGAGAACCTGCAACTGCCGGAGGGCCATCCGACGGCGGTGAAGCTGGGCGAGATGGTGCTGGCGGCGCTGGCGCGGTCGAAGGTGTTCATGTCGGCGGCGCTGCCCTTGCGGGTGTTTCCACCGATGTTCAACCGCTACACGGGCGGCGGACACTTCGGCACGCATGTCGATACGGCGATTCGCGCGATGGCTTCGACCGGGCAGCGGATTCGCACGGATGTTTCGGCGACGCTGTTTCTCTCGAAGCCGGAGGAGTATGACGGCGGCGAGCTGATCGTGGAGGACACGTACGGCGTTCACCAGGTGAAGCTGCCCGCGGGACACATGGTGCTGTATCCGGCGACGAGTCTGCATCGGGTGAATCCGGTGACGCGCGGTGCGCGGGTGGCTTCGTTCTTCTGGGTGCAGAGCATGATCCGTTCGGACGGCGACCGCACGCTGCTGTATGACCTGGACACGGCGATTCAGCGGCTGGCGGTGGATTCGCCGGGGAATCCTGTGGGTGTGCAGTTGACGGGGGTGTATCACAATCTGCTGCGGCGCTGGGCTGAGATGTAA
- a CDS encoding TonB-dependent receptor, whose product MMKRVERKVLSRRVRTFSGARGWVAAGTLAAYAVMGGTRAARAAEKVDPSGAGVPGATLPLKRFNIAAGPLNTALAAYEKTTGLNVKLTLPANTIAGFTSLGVAGLYREDEALRLLLDGTGLSFHAEGSAMVVGIAASDTVSVTAAARSDVAMAKFTQPLLDTPQSVSVVPQFVAKDEGVSTLRDTLRNVPGISLAAGESGAQGDNLTIRGFTARNDIFLDGIRDFGSYYRDSFNYDQVEVLEGPAGVEFGRGSTGGVINQESKVPAMDRFAHIDAQFGTDLTRRVTADLNSPIGDTLGGSAARLNVMAQEGGVAGRDAAEIRRFGVAPAVSIGMNTKTRATLGYFHLSEDDTPDYGLPWLANGLAPGVNRHSYFGFRDENYLKTNDDIVTLKVDHDFSPDVSVRTIARAANYPRDVQITEPQICSNASMSVPVGGYVASLPTLAYNSAVTCPYTPATPASEIAQVNRNQIQIKSVESDLWDQTEVTAHFRTLAIPHALVAGVEGGQEISNPIKYSYTINKVNTVPSTTLLDPNEAQPFGGTGYISTVVHTKSKSVGLYFVDTVKLGRLFEASGGVRWDRFVTGFNSYQPVAPPTGGTVSAPIGPISQVVAQPSYRAAFVYKPSSRGSVYFDYGTSFDPSAETLSLSVATSILPPEENESYEVGTKWNFLNEHLLVDAAWFRTEKDNARETDPTNSNNIVLAGNQLVKGVQFSVVGRLPEGTDLIAGYAYLDSAVIFSKLFPTSIGYPLANVPKQTFNLFVTHRLPMRLYIGAGGNYVASRTASSTVPYVPVLYGPLTPQGYQVLATAMKQVPGYWVFNAMLRRPVTDKLELQANVYNLLNRFYIDEPHPSHLVPGAGVSALVGVNYRF is encoded by the coding sequence ATGATGAAGCGAGTTGAGCGCAAGGTATTGAGCAGAAGGGTGCGGACGTTTAGTGGGGCGCGTGGATGGGTTGCAGCGGGAACGCTGGCCGCCTATGCCGTAATGGGCGGGACGCGGGCGGCGAGGGCGGCTGAGAAGGTTGATCCGAGCGGAGCAGGTGTGCCGGGCGCGACGCTTCCTTTGAAGCGGTTCAATATTGCTGCCGGTCCTCTGAATACTGCGCTGGCCGCTTACGAAAAGACGACTGGCCTGAACGTGAAGTTGACGCTGCCTGCGAACACGATTGCGGGCTTCACATCGCTGGGCGTGGCGGGGCTTTATCGCGAGGATGAAGCGCTGCGCCTGCTGCTGGATGGCACTGGATTGAGCTTCCACGCAGAAGGCTCGGCGATGGTGGTGGGGATTGCTGCGAGCGATACCGTCTCGGTGACGGCGGCTGCTCGGAGTGATGTGGCGATGGCGAAGTTCACCCAACCGCTGCTGGACACGCCGCAGTCGGTGAGCGTGGTGCCGCAGTTTGTGGCGAAGGACGAAGGCGTTTCGACGCTGCGCGATACGCTGCGCAACGTGCCGGGCATCAGCCTGGCGGCGGGCGAGAGCGGGGCGCAGGGCGATAACCTGACGATCCGCGGATTTACGGCGCGCAACGATATCTTTCTCGATGGCATTCGCGACTTCGGCAGCTACTACCGCGACTCCTTTAATTACGACCAGGTGGAGGTGCTGGAGGGCCCGGCAGGCGTGGAGTTTGGCCGCGGCTCGACGGGCGGCGTGATCAATCAGGAGAGCAAAGTGCCGGCGATGGACCGCTTCGCTCACATCGACGCGCAGTTTGGCACAGACCTGACGCGGCGCGTGACGGCCGACCTGAACTCGCCGATTGGCGATACGCTTGGCGGCTCGGCGGCGCGACTGAATGTGATGGCGCAGGAGGGAGGCGTAGCGGGGCGCGATGCTGCGGAGATTCGCCGGTTCGGCGTGGCTCCTGCGGTGTCGATTGGAATGAACACGAAGACGCGCGCGACGCTCGGCTACTTTCACCTGAGCGAGGACGACACGCCGGACTATGGGCTGCCGTGGCTGGCGAATGGACTCGCTCCCGGTGTGAACAGGCACAGCTACTTCGGCTTTCGCGATGAGAACTACCTGAAGACGAACGACGATATCGTGACGCTGAAGGTGGACCATGATTTTTCGCCGGACGTATCGGTGAGGACGATTGCGCGGGCGGCGAACTATCCGCGTGATGTGCAGATTACGGAGCCGCAGATCTGCTCGAATGCGTCGATGAGTGTGCCGGTGGGAGGGTATGTGGCGTCGCTGCCGACGCTGGCTTATAACTCAGCGGTGACTTGCCCGTATACGCCTGCGACTCCTGCGAGCGAGATCGCGCAGGTGAACCGCAACCAGATTCAGATCAAGAGCGTGGAAAGCGATCTGTGGGACCAGACTGAGGTGACGGCGCACTTCAGGACGCTCGCTATTCCGCACGCGCTGGTCGCTGGTGTTGAGGGCGGGCAGGAGATCTCGAACCCGATCAAGTACAGCTACACGATCAACAAGGTGAACACGGTGCCTTCGACGACGCTGCTCGATCCGAATGAGGCGCAGCCGTTCGGCGGGACGGGCTACATCTCGACGGTGGTGCATACAAAGTCGAAGAGCGTGGGGCTGTACTTTGTGGACACGGTGAAGCTGGGGCGATTGTTTGAAGCCTCGGGCGGCGTGCGCTGGGACAGGTTCGTCACGGGGTTCAACTCGTATCAGCCGGTTGCTCCTCCGACGGGAGGGACGGTGTCGGCGCCGATTGGGCCGATCTCGCAGGTGGTGGCGCAGCCCTCGTATCGCGCGGCCTTTGTGTATAAGCCGTCGTCGCGCGGGAGTGTGTACTTCGACTATGGGACGAGCTTCGATCCGTCGGCGGAAACGCTGTCGCTGAGCGTAGCTACGTCGATTCTTCCTCCTGAGGAGAATGAGTCGTACGAGGTGGGGACGAAGTGGAATTTCCTGAATGAACATCTGCTCGTGGATGCGGCATGGTTCAGGACCGAGAAGGACAATGCGCGCGAGACCGATCCGACGAACTCGAACAATATTGTGCTGGCCGGGAACCAGTTGGTGAAAGGTGTGCAGTTCAGCGTCGTGGGCAGATTGCCGGAGGGGACGGACCTGATTGCAGGCTATGCGTATCTGGATAGCGCGGTGATCTTCTCGAAGCTGTTCCCTACTTCGATTGGGTATCCGCTGGCGAATGTGCCGAAGCAGACGTTCAATTTGTTTGTGACCCATAGGCTTCCGATGCGGCTTTATATAGGTGCGGGTGGGAATTATGTGGCCAGCAGGACAGCGAGTTCGACGGTGCCGTATGTGCCTGTGCTCTATGGGCCTCTAACCCCCCAGGGGTATCAGGTATTAGCAACAGCAATGAAGCAGGTTCCGGGGTACTGGGTGTTCAATGCCATGCTGCGCAGGCCTGTGACGGACAAGCTGGAGTTGCAGGCGAATGTCTATAACCTGCTGAACCGGTTCTATATTGATGAGCCGCATCCGAGCCATCTGGTGCCGGGTGCGGGCGTGAGTGCGCTGGTTGGCGTGAATTACCGGTTCTAG
- a CDS encoding ABC transporter ATP-binding protein translates to MLELRDINKSYSSIPAVEGVSFAARPGEVTGYLGANGSGKSTTMKIITGLIEASSGGVFYQGKSIHGDLMSFRRILGYVPEEPHLYMHLSGMEYLVMVAQLRNMERKAASSRIHGLLHLFGLHADRDLSLSSYSKGMRQKILLIAALMHNPGLVLLDEPFSGLDVGSSLILRSLIQELASRGKVVLFSSHELETVERVCSHIIILHRGKIVADDSIGHLRELMSVPTLEGIFSQLAVEQDSAAISREIADLIHA, encoded by the coding sequence TTGCTCGAACTGCGAGACATCAACAAGAGTTATTCCAGCATCCCTGCCGTCGAAGGTGTCAGTTTCGCCGCACGTCCAGGCGAAGTCACCGGCTATCTCGGGGCCAACGGCTCCGGCAAATCCACCACCATGAAGATCATCACCGGTCTCATCGAAGCGAGTTCGGGTGGGGTCTTCTATCAGGGGAAGTCAATTCACGGCGATCTCATGTCCTTTCGTCGCATCCTGGGATACGTGCCGGAGGAGCCGCATCTCTACATGCATCTGAGCGGCATGGAATACCTCGTCATGGTGGCGCAACTCCGCAACATGGAGCGCAAGGCAGCGTCCAGCCGTATACATGGCCTGCTTCACCTCTTCGGGCTTCATGCGGACCGCGACCTTTCGCTCTCGTCCTACTCCAAAGGCATGCGCCAGAAGATTCTTCTCATTGCGGCGCTCATGCACAACCCCGGTCTCGTCCTGCTCGATGAGCCATTCTCTGGCCTCGACGTTGGTTCCTCGCTTATTCTGCGCAGCCTCATTCAGGAGCTTGCCTCGCGCGGCAAGGTCGTCCTGTTCAGCTCGCACGAGCTTGAGACCGTCGAACGCGTCTGTTCGCACATCATCATCCTGCATCGAGGCAAGATCGTGGCCGACGATTCTATCGGCCATCTTCGTGAACTGATGTCCGTGCCCACGCTCGAAGGCATCTTCTCCCAGCTTGCCGTCGAGCAGGACTCTGCCGCCATCTCCCGCGAAATCGCAGACCTCATCCACGCCTGA